The Dunckerocampus dactyliophorus isolate RoL2022-P2 chromosome 16, RoL_Ddac_1.1, whole genome shotgun sequence genome includes a window with the following:
- the myo7ab gene encoding unconventional myosin-VIIa isoform X6 has protein sequence MVILQQGDYVWLDLKTGREFDVPVGAVVKLCDSGQIQVLDDEGREHWIAPQSATNIKPMHPTSIQGVEDMIRLGDLNEAGILRNLLIRYSERVIYTNCGGRTYTGSILVAVNPYQLLPIYTPDQIRLYTNKKIGEMPPHIFAIADNCYFNMQRNNKDQCCIISGESGAGKTESTKLILQFLAAISGQHSWIEQQVLEATPILEAFGNAKTIRNDNSSRFGKYIDIHFNKRGAIEGAKIEQYLLEKSRVCRQAPDERNYHIFYCMLKGMSPEMKAKLGLGLATDYCYLTMGNCTECDGRDDLTDYSSILSAMKVLMFTETETWEISKLLAAILHMGNLRFEARTYDNLDACVVVRSPDLVTAASLMEVEPKDVMVCLTTRTLITRGESVATPLSVEQGLDVRDAFVKGIYGRLFVWIVDKINAAIYRPPSCNDLNIVRRSIGLLDIFGFENFIVNSFEQLCINFANENLQQFFVRHVFKLEQEEYNLEDISWQHIEFTDNQDALDMIANKPMNIISLIDEESKFPKGTDATMLYKLNSQHKLNSNYIPPKNSYESQFGIQHFAGVVHYETRGFLEKNRDSLHTDIIQLVHSSKNKFIKQIFQADVAMFLCGYQQPSTPTPKGVETRKRSPTLSSQFKRSLEMLMRTLSVCQPFFVRCIKPNELKKPMLFDRELCIRQLRYSGMMETIRIRRAGYPIRYSFAEFVDRYRVLMPGVKPAHIQEDLRGTCQQIVLTRLGIHGDWQIGKTKIFLKDHHDMQLEIERDKAITDKVILIQKAVRGLRERTNFLRLRSAVTVIQKLWRGYRCRKNYKSMRCGFLRLQAVFRSRKHYRNYRVTRLCITLIQARCRGFLIRQTFWRRLRAVSTIQAYTRGMIARRLCQRLRAELQHRQEAERQRLAEEEQLRNQMTARRAKAEAERKHQERLVQLAQQQEEREREEREEARRKKELLEQMEREREQPVDHSDMVDRMFGFLGNPGPLPNQNGQAPAGFEDLVNVPRGEEAEVEVVNDALPLPDEEDEDLSEYKFPKFAATYFQGVSTHTYVRRALKQPLLFHEDEGDQLAALAVWITILRFMGDLPEPKSQLVLNDGSEKIPVMTKIYETLGKRTYKRELQELQQDAETSTIESQKRNSVRHKLVSLTLKRKSKITEEVTRRLTEGDYSLQGNSMLEDRPTSNLEKLHFIIGNGILRPALRDEIYCQICKQLTQNPSKSSHARGWILLSLCVGCFSPSEKFVKYLRTFLNNGPPGYAPYCEERLRRTFVNRTRTQPPSWLELQATKSKKPIMLPVTFMDGTTKTLLADSATTASELCNALADKINLTDRFGFSLYIALFDKVSSLGSGSDHVMDAVSQCEQYAKEQGAQERNAPWRLFFRKEIFTPWHDPADDYVATNLIYQQIVRGVKFGEYRCEREEDLAELASQQYYVDYGMEILHDRLLSLIPSYIPDREITSTKTPEKWAQIIVTAHKKGLHNKRRPNTQKVKEDLVSFARLKWPLLFSRFYEAFKFSGPSLPKNDVIVAVNWTGVYFVDEQEQVLLELSFPEIIAVSSSRGGKLQGQSFTLATIKGDEYTFTSNNAEDIRDLVVAFLEGLRKRSKFVVGLLDCPNPVGAESTFLSFSKGDLIILDEHDGEHVMNSGWAHGINDSTKQRGDFPADCVYVLPTVTRPQYDIVALVTMTPDQRRESVTLSQMSLADNEDKTKAYTLEEFCYDYFRPPLKSTLSRVMISKARGKERLWCCSREPLKQPLLKKVLAHEELSQEACQAFMALMKYMGDYPSKRVRSVNELTDQIFEGALKAEPLKDEIFCQILKQLTDNHIKYSEEKGWELLWLCTGLFPPSNILLPHVQKFLQSKKHYPLAPDCMQRLQKALRNGSRKYPPHLVEVEAIQHKTTQIFHKVYFPDDSDEVFEVESSTKAKDFCHNISGRLLLKSSEGFSLFVKITDKVISVPDGDFFFDFVRHLTDWIKKARHVKDSKERT, from the exons ATGGTCATTCTGCAGCAG GGCGACTATGTGTGGCTGGACCTCAAAACGGGCCGAGAGTTTGACGTCCCCGTTGGAGCGGTGGTCAAACTGTGCGACTCCGGACAGATCCAGGTTCTGGATGACGAAGGCAGG GAGCACTGGATCGCCCCTCAAAGCGCCACCAATATCAAGCCCATGCACCCCACCTCCATCCAGGGGGTGGAGGACATGATCCGGCTGGGCGACCTCAATGAAGCCGGCATTCTGCGCAACCTGCTGATCCGCTACAGTGAACGTGTCATCTAT ACAAATTGCGGGGGAAGG ACGTATACGGGTTCCATCCTGGTGGCCGTTAATCCCTACCAGCTGCTGCCCATCTACACCCCCGACCAGATCCGCCTGTACACCAACAAGAAGATCGGCGAGATGCCGCCGCACATATTCGCCATCGCCGACAACTGTTACTTCAACATGCAGCGCAACAACAAGGACCAATGCTGTATCATCAG CGGCGAATCCGGAGCCGGGAAGACGGAGAGCACCAAGCTGATTCTTCAGTTCCTGGCAGCCATCAGCGGTCAGCACTCCTGGATCGAGCAGCAGGTGCTGGAGGCCACGCCCATCCTGGAAG CCTTCGGCAACGCCAAAACCATCCGCAACGACAACTCCAGCCGATTCGGGAAGTACATCGACATCCACTTCAACAAGCGAGGGGCCATCGAGGGTGCCAAGATAGAACAGTACCTGCTGGAGAAGTCCCGAGTGTGTCGGCAG GCACCAGATGAGAGGAACTACCACATTTTCTACTGCATGCTGAAGGGCATGAGCCCGGAGATGAAGGCCAAGCTGGGCTTAGGTCTGGCGACAGACTACTGCTACCTCACCATG GGTAACTGCACAGAGTGCGACGGTCGCGACGACCTGACCGACTACTCCAGCATCTTGTCAGCCATGAAGGTCCTCATGTTCACTGAGACTGAGACCTGGGAGATCTCCAAGCTGCTGGCGGCCATCTTGCACATGGGCAACCTGAGATTTGAGG CTCGTACATACGACAACCTGGACGCCTGCGTGGTGGTGAGGTCACCTGACCTGGTCACCGCTGCGTCACTCATGGAG GTGGAACCGAAGGACGTGATGGTGTGTTTGACCACTCGAACCCTGATCACACGCGGAGAAAGCGTGGCCACGCCTCTCAGCGTGGAGCAAGGTCTGGATGTCAGGGATGCCTTTGTGAAG GGGATTTACGGCAGATTGTTTGTGTGGATCGTGGACAAGATCAACGCCGCCATATACCGCCCGCCGTCCTGCAATGACCTCAACATCGTGCGTAGGTCCATCGGCTTACTGGACATATTTGGATTCGAGAATTTCATAGTCAACAG TTTCGAGCAGCTGTGCATCAACTTTGCGAACGAGAACCTGCAGCAGTTCTTCGTCCGGCACGTCTTCAAGCTGGAGCAAGAGGAGTACAACCTGGAGGACATCAGCTGGCAGCACATCGAGTTCACCGACAACCAGGATGCGCTGGACATGATTGCCAACAAGCCCATGAACATCATCTCCCTCATCGACGAGGAGAGCAAGTTCCCTAAG GGAACCGACGCAACGATGTTGTACAAGCTCAACTCACAACACAAACTCAACTCCAACTACATTCCCCCAAAGAACAGCTATGAGAGCCAGTTTGGAATCCAACATTTTGCCGGGGTGGTGCACTACGAGACCAGAG GATTCCTGGAGAAAAATCGTGACAGCCTCCACACGGACATCATCCAGCTGGTCCACTCGTCCAAGAACAAGTTCATCAAGCAGATCTTTCAAGCTGACGTGGCCATG TTTCTGTGCGGCTATCAGCAGCCCAGCACGCCTACTCCGAAG GGTGTCGAGACCAGGAAGCGCTCTCCGACTCTGAGCAGCCAGTTCAAGCGCTCCCTCGAGATGCTGATGAGGACGCTCAGTGTGTGTCAGCCCTTCTTTGTCCGCTGCATAAAACCCAACGAGCTCAAAAAACCGATG TTGTTTGACAGAGAGCTGTGCATCCGCCAGCTGCGCTACTCCGGCATGATGGAGACCATCCGAATCAGACGGGCCGGCTACCCCATCCGATACTCCTTTGCCGAGTTTGTGGATCGCTACCGAGTCCTCATGCCCGGTGTCAAACCTGCGCACATACAG GAGGACCTGCGAGGGACTTGCCAGCAGATAGTCCTGACCCGCCTGGGAATACATGGAGACTGGCAGATCGGAAAGACCAAGATTTTCCTTAAG GATCACCACGACATGCAACTGGAGATTGAGCGGGACAAGGCCATCACTGACAAGGTCATCCTCATCCAGAAGGCCGTGCGTGGACTCAGGGAGAG GACCAACTTCCTCCGATTGAGGAGTGCTGTGACTGTCATCCAAAAGCTGTGGCGAGGTTATCGATGCAGGAAGAATTACAAAAGT ATGCGTTGTGGCTTCCTGCGCCTCCAGGCTGTCTTTAGGTCCAGGAAGCACTACAGAAACTATCGCGTCACTCGCCTATGCATCACCCTCATCCAAGCCCGCTGCAGGGGGTTCCTCATCCGCCAGACATTTTGGCGGCGTCTCCGTGCAGTGTCCACGATCCAGGCGTACACCCGAGGAATGATAGCCAGACGCCTCTGCCAGAGACTCAGGGCGGAG CTGCAGCATCGCCAGGAGGCTGAGCGCCAGCGCCTGGCCGAGGAGGAGCAGCTCCGCAACCAGATGACTGCAAGGCGGGCCAAGGCGGAGGCTGAGAGGAAGCACCAGGAGCGCCTGGTCCAGCTGGCCCAGCAGCAGGAGGAGAGGGAGCGGGAGGAGAGAGAGGAAGCCCGCAGGAAGAAGGAGCTGCTGGAGCAgatggagagagagagggagcagCCTGTGGATCACTCGGACATGGTGGACCGCATGTTTGGATTCCTGGGGAACCCTGGACCTTTGCCCAACCAGAATGGGCAAGCCCCGGCTGGCTTTGAA GACTTGGTGAATGTGCCCCGTGGTGAGGAGGCTGAAGTAGAGGTGGTGAATGATGCTCTGCCACTGCCCGACGAGGAAGACGAGGATCTGTCCGAGTATAAGTTTCCCAAGTTCGCCGCCACCTACTTCCAAGGCGTTTCCACCCATACGTACGTCAGACGGGCGTTGAAGCAACCGCTGCTCTTTCACGAGGACGAAGGAGACCAGCTG GCCGCCTTAGCTGTGTGGATCACCATCCTGAGGTTCATGGGGGACCTACCCGAGCCCAAATCCCAGCTGGTCCTCAACGATGGCAGCGAGAAGATCCCCGTCATGACTAAGATCTACGAAACCCTCGGCAAGAGGACCTACAAGAGGGAGCTGCAGGAGCTGCAACAGGATGCAGAG ACCAGCACCATAGAAAGCCAGAAGAGGAACAGTGTCAGACATAAACTTGTGTCTCTTACGCTGAAGAGGAAGTCCAAAATCACTGAGGAG GTAACCAGGCGGCTGACCGAGGGGGACTACAGCCTCCAGGGGAACAGCATGCTTGAGGACCGACCCACCTCCAACTTGGAGAAACTTCACTTCATCATCGGAAACGGCATCCTGAGGCCTGCCCTCAG GGATGAGATCTACTGTCAGATCTGCAAACAGCTCACCCAGAATCCGTCCAAGAGCAGTCACGCCCGTGGATGGATCCTCCTGTCGCTCTGTGTTGGTTGCTTTTCACCTTCGGAAAAATTTGTCAAG TATTTGAGGACATTCCTGAACAATGGCCCGCCTGGTTATGCTCCATATTGTGAGGAAAGGCTGCGGCGGACGTTTGTCAACCGCACACGGACCCAGCCGCCTTCTTGGTTGGAGTTACAG GCCACTAAATCGAAGAAGCCCATCATGCTTCCGGTGACGTTTATGGATGGCACCACCAAGACGCTCCTGGCGGACTCGGCCACCACTGCCAGTGAGCTTTGCAACGCTCTGGCAGACAAAATCAACCTCACCGATCGCTTCGGGTTCTCGTTGTACATTGCTCTCTTTGACAAG GTATCATCGTTGGGCAGCGGCAGTGACCATGTCATGGACGCCGTTTCCCAGTGTGAGCAGTACGCCAAAGAGCAAGGCGCCCAGGAGCGCAACGCCCCTTGGAGGTTGTTCTTTAGGAAGGAGATATTCACGCCGTGGCACGACCCCGCCGACGACTATGTGGCCACCAATCTCATTTATCAGCAGATCGTGCGAGGGGTGAAGTTTGGAGAGTACCGATGTGAGCGG GAAGAGGACCTAGCCGAGCTGGCCTCTCAGCAGTACTACGTGGATTACGGCATGGAGATCCTTCACGATCGCCTCCTTAGCCTCATCCCCTCCTACATCCCCGACAGGGAAATCACCTCCACCAAGACGCCGGAGAAGTGGGCTCAGATCATCGTCACCGCCCACAAGAAG GGTCTGCACAATAAGAGGAGGCCCAACACGCAGAAGGTGAAGGAGGACTTGGTGTCTTTTGCGCGATTAAAGTGGCCTTTGTTGTTCTCGCGCTTCTACGAGGCCTTCAAGTTCTCAG GGCCGAGTCTGCCTAAGAATGACGTCATCGTCGCAGTAAACTGGACGGGCGTTTACTTTGTAGACGAGCAGGAGCAGGTCCTTCTGGAGCTTTCTTTCCCGGAAATCATTGCGGTATCCAGCAGCAG AGGCGGCAAACTCCAAGGCCAGAGTTTCACACTGGCCACCATCAAAGGAGACGAGTACACGTTCACCTCCAACAATGCAGAGGACATCCGGGACTTGGTGGTGGCCTTTCTGGAAGGTCTGCGGAAGCGGTCCAAGTTTGTGGTCGGACTTTTGGACTGTCCCAACCCTG TGGGGGCAGAGTCCACATTCCTGAGTTTTTCCAAGGGGGATCTGATCATTCTGGACGAACACGACGGAGAGCATGTGATGAACTCCGGCTGGGCTCACGGGATCAACGACAGCACCAAGCAGCGAGGCGACTTCCCGGCTGACTGCGTCTATGTTCTTCCCACCGTCACCAGACCTCAGTATGACATTGTG GCTCTAGTGACGATGACTCCAGATCAGAGGAGGGAATCCGTCACACTGTCCCAGATGAGCCTTGCTGACAACGAGGATAAAACGAAGGCCTACACTCTGGAGGAGTTCTGCTACGATTACTTCAG GCCTCCTCTCAAGAGCACTCTGAGCAGAGTGATGATCTCCAAAGCTCGAGGGAAGGAGCGCCTGTGGTGCTGCAGCAGGGAGCCTCTCAAGCAGCCTCTCCTGAAGAAGGTTTTAGCCCATGAGGAGCTTTCCCAGGAGGCTTGCCAGGCGTTCATGG CTCTGATGAAGTACATGGGCGACTACCCGTCCAAGCGGGTGCGCTCAGTCAACGAGCTCACCGATCAGATCTTCGAAGGAGCCCTGAAGGCCGAGCCGCTCAAAGACGAGATCTTCTGTCAGATTCTCAAGCAGCTCACAGACAATCACATCAA GTACAGCGAGGAGAAAGGCTGGGAGCTGCTGTGGTTGTGCACTGGCTTGTTTCCTCCCAGTAACATCCTGCTGCCTCACGTCCAGAAGTTCCTCCAGTCCAAGAAGCACTATCCTCTGGCTCCCGATTGCATGCAGCGGCTGCAGAAAGCCTTAAG AAACGGATCGAGGAAGTACCCTCCTCACCTGGTGGAGGTGGAGGCCATCCAGCACAAAACTACACAGATATTCCACAAAGTTTATTTCCCAGATGACTCGGACGAG GTGTTTGAAGTGGAGTCCAGCACCAAGGCCAAAGATTTCTGCCACAACATTTCTGGACGCCTGTTACTCAAATCGTCGGAGGGTTTCAGTCTTTTTGTCAAGATCACAGACAAG GTGATCAGTGTGCCGGACGGCGACTTCTTCTTCGACTTTGTGCGCCACCTGACTGACTGGATCAAGAAAGCGAGACACGTGAAAGACAGTAAAGAGAGAACTTGA